CCCATCCGTGTTTctcgatttattattcgagTTCGTTTCCCGTGAACACCTGCGCGAACTCTACGCGCGTTCTATATACGCGACGATATCGAGCCCATCGGCTACGagttaaaacgaagaaagaatacCAAAGAATAAGAGCTCGAGACTGCCGAGAGATAAGAGGCAAGAGAAATTATAACGATGCTATCGGGATTCCGTTTGCACGCTGCATACCGCGAAACTCGGCGTAGCTAATGCGCTCGACGCGAGCAAAGAACATCCGAGACGCTTCGTTGCATCGAATAATATCCTTTTTCCGGCCTCTCTCGTCCCCTACGAACTCGTTCAACTTTTACCATTGTTAAGGATACtttgaaaaagagacgaaagacCCTGCCGTTATTACGTGGATCGAGAAAAAatactaattaatattattatatatgatgaaacgaaagggaagaaataaaaagggacgCGCATAGAGAAGGCACGATAACTCTCGTTGGATAATTGAACGTAGTTCGCGGTCCGGCGGCTAGCAAAGGGACTATACCGATCGACGTAGCAAGAGCAAACAATTAGGCGGAGCCTCACGGTCGAGCGTCGAGATAAGTATCTTCCTGTCGGGCCAGGAGATCTCACGTGCTTCGTAAATCCTATAGATGTACAGCTATATAAAGAAGCGTTTAATGCGGCTACGCCGATAATGGGACCCATCTATCTACCTGTCCGCGTAATCTGGCAgttgcatctctctctctctctccctcttcctcgatcctcatcctcctcgtgatcgtcatctctctctctctccctctctctctcgatcgatcCCCAATGacacgagaaagagacaaagataatagaatagaatttaCGTTCGGCTGCGAACGCGCGGAACGAAGAACGTAGAAAAATGTCGAGATAACGAGTAAAGCGTTTATGTGGTAGTAATGAAATAGAACGAGTCTGCCATTATATTAGATTATCCGAAGGTAAGAGAGAACAGAAGGCAGAGTTAGGTGGCACGTCGCGAGTTCGGATCATATCGCTTCGGATAATGGACCAAACGGTATCTCTCGAGATGTAACGAAGAGAGTATCGACGATAGCCTGTATCGATATCGGAGATACGATCCGAAGGACGATTCCTTTCGTTccaacgacgatgataataccAATGGCCGATGttcccttctcctcttccctctttctccgcGAACGGATAAATCTCGCAAGAGAGAACGTAGAAAAGTTATTGCCCTGCGGCTAAAGTTCGATCGACCGAAAGAAACTCGGAGAAACGAGGGAGGAATGGGGAAGTGCGCTCGAAagtgcttaaaaaaaaaagaaaagaagagaggcaAAGGAAACAACCGTGGTCCTTCGAACTTCTCTGCAAGATCTTCGCGAGCGTGCGACCAACTTTATGAGTCACCGTGCGTGTTATCTAAAAGCAAGTTGGCGAGCACAAGAAGATTTATCTCTGCGAGGATaagtagaataattaattcgtattagCCTATTACGCTATGCGGTACGCGTGCTCCGATGCACGATCCCACTAAGCGGTGAATACGATCGACGACGATATTGACGCTCGAGTTGGCTCGATTACGCGCTAATGCTTTTCGGTTAATCATTTCTACCTGTCGAATGGCtgtcgaatatttttcactttGGCACGCGTATTAGGTGTGGACGGTATCTCATATTCATCGACTTGTACGTATTACTGCAAGCGATATCTAGTTGAATCGATAAAACGTGTAAGCTCGATTAGAGTATGCGACTAAATGAACAGGAAATAACGATTAGCGTCAACGACATCCAGTTAATCTTCCTACGCAGGACGACGACACGGCGAATGAAAAACGTTCGACGATAAGCGTCGGTAATCGAGTTAATTGGACGCGTTTTATGCGTATGCAGATTATTACGCCAAAGCAACGTCGAGCAACATCGATCGCTTGGAATCGTTTACTTACTTTCGACCGCTCTCGAGAAATCTGTCAAACTCGACGGACATCTTGCAGCAAAGGGCTCGTCTATTGTGAGAGGACGAACACTTGGTATCGATCATGTGGCCGTCTGAAATCATAGATTTTAAAATCGAGGGAGTGCTCCAAATTCGTGATGCCTGcggagaaagggaaggaaattaaaggaaaactTATACTCGAAAACGACGAGCGGAACCGGACGAAAAACGAAATCACGAGTAACGAGGCAAACGCTCAAAGAAACACGGTGCGCGCGTGCCGAGGTCAAACGTCGGACGATCCCCGAGGGCTCGCGtgcttctcttccttcttctccgaTCGTCTTCGATCCGATCACCATCCACCTTCGATTCTGGCGGCACATCGTTATGACGAAGTACACGAACGATCTTGCCGAGTAGACCCAGCCCAAATGCAAATTCGCGAAAtcctattttatatctaaGCGCTCGGTCAACCGTTCGAACCTTCGTACGCGAGTGAAAAGTATTCGAGATCGCGACTGTTTCCAAGAAGATCGAGAACTCCTTAAATTTTCTACGTCTCTCGAGGCTCGCGGcttcgcctctctctctcgtattttcCTCCCGcttcacctcctcctcttcctcctcgtcgtccaCAGTCGCGTATCTGGCCCGAGGCTGCACTTACAGAATGCACGCAATGCCGGAACACGTCGCATGCACACATGCCGTTGGCCCGTCTATATCGCTTTAgcaaaatttcttctctctttctctctttttctaccctCCGGTTTCCATTTTACCATGGATACCGCGCATCCTTCTTCGCACTTTCGATACCGCTCCCTCGCATACCAACGAATTCGAACGTGCAAACGACCAAACGTCTACGGAGAGCGTATTCCGAACGACGTCGCGAGGAACACGAGGAAAACGCCGAACGGTTCTAAAGTTAATTTCGTCGAACCCATCGTCGTCTAGTTTTTCCCTTCGATCGAACGCGAGTTCCCAGCGCGATAAAAAGTTACGAAGAATACTCACTCGTTTGATTCTGAAAGTATGGATCCTCTCGATCGGTGAAAAACCACGTCTGcaacaaaacaagaaacaacATTTCTCTCGTTATTGCTCTTCGCTTcgactttgtttttttttccgtcGAGTTCGCGTCCTTACGATTACGCTACGAGAGAAACGTAAGACGAGTACACGTGTTAAAATGGAGGCCTATTTTTAGTTCGAGCTCCCGTGGaggggcagagagagagagggggggggagggagagagaggcagCCGCTGACAAACAGACAGTAAAAGACGGAAGGCTGATGGTTCTCTAGAGGTCTAGGACAGTCGACCAATtacgcgagagaaaaagagagggaaaaacgCATCGTCGAGCAGACAGTTAAAATTTGGTCGACTATTTTCCGTGCTGGCGCCAATCGAGTTTAAACTAATTCGTCCAAAAGTATAGCAACCGAGCGAAGAGAACCGAGGAATAGTGCACGGCAAAGTGCACGTTGCCGATCGTTTCTTCGTCGCGCTCAAGTGGCAGCAGCCTTAAGCCGGCTGTTACCTCGAATTTCACTCGAGCTCCTCGGATTCCATTCGACTGCGACTCGTAGaccatatttatatacagggtgaaCCGTATAACTCGATTTACGCCTTTACATAGTTTTACCCGTTTACTCCGGTTACGCACGGCCAAAATTTAACGCAGAAAGGTCCGCGAGGCGACGTCGCCGACTTCGACGTTCGAGCTACTAAAACGTGAACGAACGCAAGAAAGATGTACGCGCGTtccacgtacgtacgtattacgATACGTTCTAGTTACTCGAGAGAGATTACGAAAGAGAGTAGGAAAATTTGTCGCGTTATCAGACGTAACGAGTGGCACTTTTCTAGTTGAAGAGGCGACGGCGAATCTCGTATTACGCGTTCTCGCGTTACGCGCTAAACGAAGGCTGGCAAAGACGATTCGAAGCAGCCGAACCGTTCTCAAAGTTCGTCTCATTAAGAGCATGAAAGACAATTAAACGCGTCCTTGGTAACCATTTAACAAAACTAGACTTCTTTTCCGTGGTATTAGCTGAACTAATTAGAATCAGCCGGATCTTGTGACGCGAAACCTACACACTCGTTGAACAGAACTTTCGacgaaattttcgaaacgCTCGATAACGAGACACGGGAACCTTTAACGGAGTACAAGGGCTGGTAAATACAATGGATATAATTCATGGTAGAAAGCGAGGAAACAAGAAGGCAGAGAAGCGcgtttagtttctttttctctcgttgaaGACCTATGCGAGCTACCTCTAGGCGAGCTACCTCCGATGTTTTTCGCCCGTAAATCTCTCGAAAGCGttctccctcctccctctctctctctctctctctctctctctctctttggacGCAAGAAGGGCTCGCGCCTGCCATCTCTCCAGGGTTAAGACTATTCTAGGAAACGGCATGTAGCGGTGGAAAGCAAAGAGAAGCGTTTACAATACGCGCAATTAGCCGTTTCAAGATAATATCGGCAAGTCGGTTCTTGCGTCGAttctcgagaaagaaatgCCTCGCGTTTGACGCACCGCACGCTCTTTCGTCCTTGCGTTCGTCCTTAATCGTTTACCCGTTCACCGTGTTTATTAACGACAGGTAAGACAAACGAATACGTAGTGGCGAAATGCGCAAAGGCGGGCGAACGCGTACGCGCAAGAGGAGGCCAAAGAAAACGGAATCGTGGGAAATGAAATTCGTGCGACGAGACGAGCGCGACAACTCCGCTTTTGTCCGCGAGTACGCTCGAGTACGCGCGAGTACGCGCACAAAGTAACGTCTGTCCCATGCCGAATACGTTTACGAGAAGAGACATATTCAGATATATTTTCCCAGGCGCTGGTCACGTTCGTAACGCGCGATGCAACGCTGCTGAAAGTTTCGAGCCGCGGAGGAGTAGCGGCCCAACGACACGTACCTGATCCTTGGCAAATTGGAACCATGTGCCGATGATGGCCGGCAAACGAGAACGATGATAGTGCTTGGTAGTTTTGACGCTGATAAACACGTCATCCAGATTCGTCGAGAAGGGTACCATCGTGGCCGTGGCGAGCGGTGGTGTCATCGCCGAGCCTCCTTCGCCGATTACGATCCTTCTCGACGCGGATACTTCGATCAACGGCTCGTTTCTACCATTGACCTCGCTGCTTATCTCTTCGATCCACtgcaaagagaaaataatgggATTGCTAATGGGGAGTCGACCCGCCGAATAATGCTCCGCGACGCTTCGTTCGTCTGCTTTCTGCATTTTTCAGCGCGCgctcttttctttcgcgaaggatcgatcgatcgatcgatcgagcgaaCGTATCGAGCTgtaacgaaaataaatgaatcgtCGATCGTCCTAACCTGACGAGGTGCCACTGCCTGGTAGAGGAGAATGGTGACATAGGCGGTAGCAAGTACGAGGGCCAAAGCCTGCAGGCCTCGTCTCGTTGGCAAGGCACGAGGCATCCTCGCATCGACGATATGGCTCTTGCGCACCTCGTACTTGGGAGAATAACGAGCTTGCGAGGAAGCAGCTCCGGCTCCGGTACCGCCGCCCTTACCACCCTCGCCCTCGTCTCCGtccccttcctcctcctcctcctcctcctcctcgcccaccacctccacctccccctcctcctcctcctcctcctcctccacctccaccgaCACTTCGACGATGCTCCTCCTTCGTTCCCTCGCGTCGTTCCTCAACGACAAACACCAGCCCGCATGACTCTCCTCCTTTCGTCCCGTCGACGAAAGCACGCAGGACATAACACACTTCGAAAAAGATcacctctccctctctttctctcttccacctTTGTCGTCTccgttttcgtcttcgtcgtgaAACTTCCCATTATCTTATCTCGTCACCGCCATCTCCTCTTTCGCTGCTCCAAGGCGCACCTCCAACAACTCTTCGTGTAAAAATAGCGCGCGACAGCTCGCAAGGAAAATCGTTCGACTTATCTATTTCGTTCGTCTACGTTCCCCGCGCCAGTTCCAGATCGAACTTTAGCCAATTTTTACACTCGCGATCAGCGTCTTTCACGTTTATATCACGAGCGACGAACGTACAACTGTTTCCTTCTTCCTACGTTGACATCTCGTCGAGATAAACGCATTGTATCTTCTCGCAAAGCCACGGATAACAGGGAACGACGAAATTCGAGAAACGCGGTATACCGAACGCTTGGATCGACCGCGCGGACGACGAGTCCTCGACTGAAACACATGGACGGTCGTCCCCGTGGCTACGCCGTAAACATCCCCTTGCCTGCCACTTGCCGGCCGGCTCGCCGTCGCCATGGAGAGGGGGTAACGTTGGAGGGGCAAACGCGCGCGACCGCAACGCTGTTACGACGCAACGACCTACCGAGCGTTGATCGTGCGAACGGTTGCGCGTATCTGCCTTTACGCGATGTAtcgattttaacaaatttccataattttaacgaatattCCGACCTATTGTTCCGCGAGAAGTAGCGACAGCGAGCAACGACTCGAACGCGTCCCTATCGTTGAcgtttttcttccatttcttacGAGTCCACGCTTACGATCGTTCGTCGAGAGTTCGACATCGATTTTAATCGACCGATGGACACAACGTTCTTATCGTCGTCGCAGttacgtaaaaaatatataggcaTATCCCAGTAACGTATCCATGCGATGCCACAAAGTCGATAGTGCTGCCATCGTACCGGCGAgcttcgaacgaaacgcgCAGCTCTGTCGTATCTTCCGAAAAGTTGCCGATAACGTCGCACTCCGTTATCGACCATCTCGAAGATTTAGACACGACGAGGAAAAGATGGGACTGTCGTAGCCGAAAATCCAAGAAATAAGATCAATGATTCAAACAGtctctttcttattacaataattaattattaagatgattatatttacatttgtaCATGATCGAATTCACTTgataatatacgaaaaaattataatggacAATCGTAAGTACTTGTCATGCGTACATATCTGAACTATATATGACGACTCGATGCGATCATCGATCCAAATCGCAAGAGTAAAATTTTTCCCATCGCGCGATTGATGTATGACGTGTCGTATcggttataaaaaattaatttgaaatttgaaataaatatatgccaattacaaagaaaatcaCGAACCTAAGAAATTTCTGATCCCATAGAAATTTCTGacttcattaataaataattaatttcattttaataacaacGTTTTTccttaaacttttttttttcttttctcttgtggAAAATATTTCCGTCGTCTTTtcgttgattttcttttcaacaaaTTATTCACGTGGCTCTCCGGCGTAATAAAACTATACTGTTATACAGCTTTATTGCTGGTCCTAAGCGTAAACCTAATAACGATACTAAGTCTTCTTGCGTGAGCATTAAAAATGCTTCTCCGTCGATATtctacaaagaaagaaaagaaaagaaaaagaaaataagagtaCGTTTCGTGACGAGTTCGTTGAAGAATTCAACGAGTTTGGAGTCGTTTGTAAGATATTTGATAGAACTTACGTGTTTCCTGAAAATATTACCGATTTCCTTGCAATTTGGTAcactttgaataaatttaatgaccTCCTCGTTGGACCATCGTCGAGGATTCGTATTTTGCTTTGATACGACTCTGTTTAAAGCGTTGCTATGTTTCGCCCATATGTGCGGTGCGTCCGGTAGCGGATTGTAACCAGGATTATAAACCGATTGATATAATTCTGTACGTAATTGTTTATCTGGCATATTGGCAGCATATGGAATGGCAGTCAGAACCGCGTCACTGTAGGTCGAATTTGAGATAGTATATAATGGATCGTCAGATATCGGTCGTCTGCAAAAAGTAACGAATAATTACTACGTTGAAGGATTATACGTTGATCAGACTCCAATGGATCTCGCACAAGTCACAACGaaccttttctttcgttttctcgaaACCTCATCGTCGTCCGTTTGTCCGTCACTATGATGATTTTTCGATTTGCTTGATctgttaaacaaaaaaaaaaaaaaaagaaaagtacgaCATAAGTATATAGTGCTAATCGCACGAAATATTCGTCTCGAAATtagaaacgaacaaaatatTCACCTTTCAGAATTTTCTGACTTGTCATTTTTATCGGATTCTCCATCCTCTTGTTTGACATCTTTTTCAGTCTTCAACAAGCGTTCTTCGGAAAAGGAAATTTTCTCCACTTTCTCCGTCTTTTCCACTTTTTCAGACTTTTCAGACTT
This window of the Vespula vulgaris chromosome 6, iyVesVulg1.1, whole genome shotgun sequence genome carries:
- the LOC127064582 gene encoding fringe glycosyltransferase, producing the protein MSCVLSSTGRKEESHAGWCLSLRNDARERRRSIVEVSVEVEEEEEEEEGEVEVVGEEEEEEEEEGDGDEGEGGKGGGTGAGAASSQARYSPKYEVRKSHIVDARMPRALPTRRGLQALALVLATAYVTILLYQAVAPRQWIEEISSEVNGRNEPLIEVSASRRIVIGEGGSAMTPPLATATMVPFSTNLDDVFISVKTTKHYHRSRLPAIIGTWFQFAKDQTWFFTDREDPYFQNQTNGHMIDTKCSSSHNRRALCCKMSVEFDRFLESGRKWFCHFDDDNYVNVPRLLKLLDNYNPREDWYLGRPSIPAPLEIIRQGPEPSKRPQKVRFWFATGGAGFCISRALALKMTPLAGGGKFITVGDRIRLPDDVTMGYIIEYLLKKQLTVIEQFHSHLEPMKFLNKDTFHEQVSFSYSKGARDEWNILKIDGFDTKEDPRRFKSIHCHLFPHLPNCPHR